The Branchiostoma floridae strain S238N-H82 chromosome 10, Bfl_VNyyK, whole genome shotgun sequence genome has a segment encoding these proteins:
- the LOC118424745 gene encoding sulfotransferase 6B1-like, protein MAEADTSFLDDDDFTHVINGIRYPRFVTEANLEAMATFDIRDDDIAIVTFPKTGTNWMLEIVTKILSAGGRTDASSDDMVGKLEFQYDDEPRPHHVMLQECASPRVILTHLTPDTAPPGIAHPQNNVKVIVVMRNPKDTAVSYFHFGQKLRSHFARKTPPSWDEFFQLFLAGKYTFGCYFDHVLGWWQKRDDPHFLFLKYEDMKQDLPKAVKTVAAFLQVKLDDASIETIAHACTFSNMKSTLDNSRYEDRTLMARKGIVGDWKTMFTEEQSRLLDSKCKKKLEGTGLQFNFE, encoded by the exons ATGGCAGAGGCAGATACAAGTTTCCTGGACGACGATGACTTCACTCATGTTATCAACGGCATCAGATATCCACGGTTTGTTACCGAGGCCAATTTAGAAGCCATGGCGACCTTTGACATCCGGGATGACGACATAGCCATAGTGACTTTTCCGAAAACAG GGACCAACTGGATGCTGGAAATCGTCACCAAGATCCTGTCAGCCGGCGGCCGGACCGACGCCTCTTCTGACGACATGGTGGGGAAGCTGGAGTTCCAGTATGATGACGAGCCACGCCCTCATCACGTGATGCTGCAGGAATGTGCCTCTCCCCGCGTCATCCTCACCCACCTCACCCCGGACACGGCCCCGCCTGGGATCGCTCATCCTCAGAACAAC GTTAAAGTTATCGTCGTTATGCGGAACCCCAAGGACACGGCGGTTTCTTACTTCCACTTCGGACAGAAGCTCAGGTCTCATTTTGCCAGAAAGACGCCTCCTTCATGGGACGAGTTCTTTCAGTTATTCCTGGCCGGCAAGT ATACATTTGGCTGCTACTTCGACCATGTTCTTGGCTGGTGGCAGAAACGTGACGACCCCCACTTCTTGTTCTTAAAGTACGAAGACATGAAGCAG GACCTTCCCAAAGCCGTAAAGACAGTGGCGGCGTTCCTTCAGGTCAAACTGGATGACGCTTCCATCGAGACTATCGCGCATGCGTGCACCTTCTCCAACATGAAGTCCACCCTGGACAACTCACGGTACGAGGACAGGACTCTTATGGCCCGCAAAG GTATTGTTGGAGACTGGAAGACGATGTTTACCGAGGAACAAAGCAGGCTGCTCGACTCGAAATGCAAGAAAAAGCTGGAGGGAACTGGACTGCAGTTTAACTTTGAATAG